The Teredinibacter sp. KSP-S5-2 genome includes a window with the following:
- the tssM gene encoding type VI secretion system membrane subunit TssM produces the protein MKKIKNFFTHPVTIALLGLLLISLLIWFAGPLIKFGENNTAPLASPVVRLGIIMVLLVLWGLNNLRVQAKANKQNAELVEDLAKNQEEEKKSAANDQAAEEIRQMNQRFSQALGTLKKLKFSGGRSNKALYELPWYIIVGPPGSGKTTALVNSGLDFPLAEQFGKGAVQGVGGTRNCDWWFTNDAVLIDTAGRYTTQDSHRVVDSSAWEGFLNLLKRNRKRRPINGAIVAISLHDLLLQTEEERIQHAKVIRSRLDELMEKLEIRFPIYLMFTKADLVSGFSEFYEDLGKEEREQVWGVSLPNAPKLTQSPEFDYMNEELDKLIGRLYDRVLWKVHQERDVKRRALVQGFPQQMENLKSIVDAFVRQTFIKNRYRFQPYLRGVYFSSGTQDGTPIDRLMTSVSSNFGFSREVAQSPYQQGKSYFLGRLFREVIFPEAELVGANVRYEAMIRWAQRATLVGLSVVTVVLVLVWSGSITRHKMFMSNVNDFIAEFNAENKRLSPWNKDIRAVLPPLNALANASIVYDQEEHPWLAGMGMYDGRVDHEADKAYETYLKKLLFPKLIESIEEQLKRGHEGGDLYSTFRIYMMFDKMENMDVQMVTNWFEERWEQQFHGEATRKQELEAHLHALMALDLEENRPELNKSLIASTRGLLMRVPVSQRVYSRLKTNPEYLQKVDLRTQLGESVTSVFKMTPEAEDALSIPLLYTIEGYENTDFSVESPVVSGVVNERWVLADDDSERVDFVKDDLNEISEKAKDHYLSDYTKVWTKYYQAMEVAPFKNLNHANDVLSLFVDPVYSPFIALLQVGKGNTLLTPIPEIQHTEKIENANYRLRHFGAASEFANSKLPITKVDRRFKDVNALLKASSQGGAPIDRILAKVQEVQIYIQDITTAPDPAMQAFNIAKGRYSGGAGNPITNLREYAKKTPPEIRGWLTTLADESWKVVMRSANGYVNAEWRTRVYEPYSRALAGRYPLNKSSQDELALYDFSEFFKPGGTVDLFYAEILQPFVNTRKDWSNRVVDGYSMGFSESSIKQIRRALNIKNVFFRENPETPSISLELRPYALGESEARFTLDIGDTRLTYNHGPKFWKAITWSGADENKRVRIVFEDLDERTRDMSYNGPWAWFRLMDDSRVERTSQSNVYRITFKLKEDANDELHQITYEGKAKSINNPFSNNLLAAFRCPDKI, from the coding sequence ATGAAAAAAATTAAAAATTTTTTCACACATCCAGTAACCATCGCACTGCTAGGCTTATTGCTTATATCGTTGCTTATCTGGTTTGCAGGTCCGCTCATTAAATTCGGGGAAAACAATACTGCTCCTCTCGCCAGTCCGGTGGTTCGATTGGGCATTATTATGGTGTTGCTTGTTCTATGGGGGTTAAACAACCTTCGTGTTCAAGCAAAAGCCAATAAACAAAATGCTGAACTGGTTGAAGACCTGGCGAAAAATCAGGAAGAAGAAAAAAAGAGCGCTGCAAACGATCAGGCAGCAGAAGAAATTCGTCAAATGAACCAACGCTTCTCGCAGGCGTTAGGCACATTAAAAAAACTCAAGTTTTCTGGCGGTCGCTCAAATAAAGCATTATATGAGCTGCCCTGGTATATCATTGTTGGGCCTCCTGGGTCCGGTAAAACAACGGCTTTAGTCAATTCCGGGTTGGACTTTCCGTTGGCTGAACAGTTTGGTAAAGGTGCTGTTCAGGGTGTGGGTGGTACCCGAAACTGTGATTGGTGGTTCACCAATGATGCAGTGCTTATTGATACCGCCGGCCGCTACACAACTCAGGATAGTCACCGAGTGGTGGACAGTTCTGCCTGGGAAGGTTTTCTTAATTTATTAAAACGAAATCGTAAGCGCCGTCCCATTAACGGTGCCATTGTTGCGATTAGTCTGCACGACCTGTTATTGCAGACAGAAGAAGAGCGAATTCAACACGCTAAAGTGATTCGTTCGCGTTTAGACGAGCTAATGGAAAAACTGGAAATTCGCTTTCCGATTTATCTTATGTTTACTAAAGCAGACTTGGTGTCCGGTTTTAGTGAGTTCTATGAGGATTTGGGTAAAGAAGAGCGCGAGCAGGTTTGGGGGGTGTCATTACCCAACGCACCTAAATTAACTCAAAGCCCAGAATTTGATTACATGAATGAAGAGTTGGACAAGCTGATTGGCCGACTTTACGACCGGGTTTTATGGAAAGTGCACCAAGAGCGGGATGTAAAACGTCGTGCATTAGTGCAGGGTTTCCCGCAACAAATGGAAAACTTAAAATCCATTGTCGATGCGTTTGTTCGTCAAACCTTTATTAAAAATCGCTATCGTTTCCAGCCTTATCTTCGCGGCGTATATTTTTCCAGTGGTACTCAGGATGGAACGCCAATTGATCGCTTGATGACCTCGGTCTCATCCAATTTTGGTTTCTCCCGTGAAGTGGCTCAATCACCCTACCAACAAGGTAAAAGTTATTTCCTTGGCCGCCTGTTCCGTGAGGTAATTTTCCCTGAAGCGGAATTGGTGGGAGCCAACGTCCGTTACGAGGCCATGATCCGTTGGGCGCAGAGAGCAACACTGGTTGGCCTGAGTGTGGTAACTGTTGTCTTGGTGCTTGTCTGGAGTGGCAGTATTACTCGTCACAAAATGTTCATGTCCAACGTGAATGATTTTATTGCAGAATTTAACGCTGAAAATAAACGACTCAGCCCATGGAACAAAGATATTCGTGCGGTATTACCGCCGCTGAATGCATTGGCCAACGCAAGTATTGTGTATGACCAGGAAGAACACCCCTGGTTGGCCGGTATGGGAATGTACGATGGCCGTGTAGACCATGAAGCGGATAAAGCCTACGAAACCTACCTTAAGAAATTATTGTTTCCAAAATTAATTGAAAGTATTGAAGAGCAACTTAAGCGTGGGCATGAAGGCGGAGACCTATACAGCACATTTCGTATTTATATGATGTTCGACAAAATGGAAAATATGGATGTGCAAATGGTTACCAACTGGTTTGAAGAACGTTGGGAACAACAATTCCACGGTGAGGCGACCCGCAAGCAAGAGCTTGAAGCTCACTTGCATGCGCTTATGGCGTTGGATCTGGAAGAGAACAGGCCGGAGTTGAATAAAAGCCTGATTGCTTCGACTCGTGGTTTGTTAATGCGCGTACCCGTGTCGCAACGGGTTTATAGTCGCCTTAAAACCAACCCTGAATATCTTCAAAAAGTGGATTTGCGCACGCAGCTGGGTGAGAGTGTGACCTCGGTGTTTAAAATGACCCCGGAAGCGGAAGATGCGTTATCCATACCTTTGCTCTACACCATTGAGGGGTACGAAAATACGGATTTCTCCGTCGAGTCCCCGGTTGTATCCGGTGTGGTGAATGAACGCTGGGTCTTGGCTGACGATGATTCTGAGCGTGTTGATTTTGTTAAAGACGATTTAAATGAAATCAGTGAGAAAGCAAAAGATCATTACTTATCGGATTACACCAAAGTATGGACCAAATATTATCAGGCAATGGAAGTTGCACCCTTCAAGAACTTAAACCATGCCAATGACGTGCTGAGTTTGTTTGTTGATCCGGTTTACTCTCCATTTATTGCGTTGTTGCAGGTGGGTAAAGGCAACACGTTATTGACCCCGATTCCTGAAATTCAGCACACAGAAAAAATTGAAAACGCGAACTACCGTTTACGACATTTTGGTGCAGCGTCTGAATTTGCAAATAGCAAGCTGCCAATTACCAAAGTGGATCGACGTTTTAAAGATGTAAACGCATTATTAAAGGCCTCTTCTCAAGGCGGAGCGCCAATTGATCGAATTTTGGCGAAAGTACAAGAGGTTCAAATATATATTCAGGACATTACCACGGCGCCTGACCCAGCAATGCAGGCTTTTAATATTGCCAAGGGGCGATACTCAGGTGGTGCGGGTAACCCCATTACTAACTTGCGTGAATATGCCAAGAAAACGCCACCGGAAATTCGCGGTTGGTTAACAACGCTGGCGGACGAAAGCTGGAAAGTGGTGATGCGTTCTGCGAATGGGTACGTTAATGCCGAGTGGCGTACACGGGTTTACGAACCTTATTCTCGTGCCTTGGCAGGTCGGTATCCATTAAATAAATCATCACAAGATGAATTAGCTCTGTACGATTTCAGCGAGTTCTTTAAGCCTGGCGGTACAGTCGATTTATTCTATGCCGAGATTCTTCAACCTTTCGTTAATACACGTAAAGATTGGTCAAACAGAGTGGTTGACGGATATTCAATGGGCTTCTCGGAAAGCAGCATTAAGCAAATACGACGGGCGCTGAACATAAAAAATGTCTTCTTCCGCGAAAACCCGGAAACACCGAGTATTAGCCTTGAATTACGTCCTTACGCGTTAGGTGAAAGTGAGGCGAGGTTTACTCTGGATATCGGTGACACACGTTTAACTTACAACCACGGACCAAAATTCTGGAAAGCGATTACCTGGTCTGGAGCGGATGAAAACAAACGTGTGAGGATTGTGTTCGAAGACTTGGATGAGCGAACCCGTGATATGTCTTATAACGGCCCTTGGGCATGGTTCCGGTTAATGGACGATTCCCGGGTTGAGCGCACCAGTCAATCTAATGTTTATCGAATTACTTTCAAGTTGAAAGAAGATGCAAACGACGAGTTGCATCAGATCACCTATGAAGGAAAAGCAAAAAGTATTAATAACCCGTTTAGTAACAACCTGTTGGCGGCGTTCCGTTGTCCGGACAAAATATAA
- the icmH gene encoding type IVB secretion system protein IcmH/DotU → MSDDSDKTVFQQPRPGMDRTVMRPSPGRRRAAAQPRAPQPQQQAPARAMAGGRPSLDTEAAYFRTASGLNPLVNAASTLIAVFEKTRQSMSHPDVAGLHTRLTNEIRAFEGRLRDLGYKQEIMLSARYVMCAALDEAVLNTPWGSNSPWAQRTLLTVFHNETSGGEKFFLILDRMRQTPGENLDMLELIYICLSLGFEGKYRLANRGRDQLEHIRDELFSVIRSYRGEYERALSENWQGLGNIRRTLTDHIPMWVIVTIAVAILFFGYSGFRYWLYKTSAPVAEKLVEISTIEEQENSNKKPQ, encoded by the coding sequence ATGTCAGACGATTCAGATAAAACCGTATTTCAGCAACCGCGCCCGGGAATGGACCGCACGGTAATGCGTCCTTCTCCTGGTCGGAGGCGAGCAGCGGCCCAACCTCGGGCCCCGCAACCTCAGCAGCAAGCACCTGCGAGAGCCATGGCTGGAGGCCGGCCTTCCCTTGACACTGAAGCGGCATACTTTAGAACTGCTTCAGGGTTAAACCCATTGGTCAATGCGGCATCCACATTAATTGCCGTGTTTGAAAAAACCCGACAATCCATGAGTCACCCGGATGTTGCAGGCTTACACACGCGGTTAACCAATGAGATACGTGCATTTGAGGGAAGATTGCGTGACCTGGGCTATAAACAGGAAATTATGCTTTCTGCTCGTTACGTGATGTGTGCAGCATTGGACGAAGCCGTGCTGAATACACCCTGGGGAAGCAATAGCCCCTGGGCACAGCGAACGTTGTTAACGGTATTTCATAACGAAACTTCTGGCGGTGAAAAATTCTTTCTTATCCTGGATCGGATGCGACAAACTCCGGGTGAAAACCTCGACATGCTTGAGTTGATTTATATCTGTTTGAGCCTGGGATTTGAAGGAAAGTATCGATTGGCGAATCGTGGTCGGGATCAACTTGAGCATATTCGCGATGAATTATTCAGCGTTATCCGTTCTTACCGTGGTGAGTATGAGCGCGCTCTTTCAGAAAATTGGCAGGGGTTAGGGAATATTCGTCGTACTCTGACTGATCATATCCCCATGTGGGTCATAGTGACCATTGCTGTTGCAATTCTTTTCTTTGGCTATTCCGGGTTCCGGTATTGGTTGTATAAAACATCGGCTCCCGTGGCGGAAAAACTGGTAGAAATCTCTACCATTGAAGAACAGGAAAATTCAAATAAAAAGCCACAATAA
- the tssK gene encoding type VI secretion system baseplate subunit TssK, which translates to MSLDSKVIWSEGMFLNPQHFQQQDRYFERYIHGRCSAYGAYGWGVSELEIDQQLLPLGKVSLLHAKGVFPDGTPFSFPDVDDVPPVLEVPENTHNKIVYLAVPVKRAGAVEILPQESTRGLARYYSSEVSVRDVATDGGDNQPLEVGKLRLRLLLEGDDLSGYACIGVLKISESRDDKNVLLDDQYLPTCVDCKAAPKLTGFISELAGLLHHRAEAIAGRLADARRGGTAEIADYMMLQLINRLEPLTNHLAKMNGLHPVNLYAEALQMVGELSTFVAQEKRPPAFPEYLHDDLQTTFSPVMGSLRKCLSMVYEQTAVALSLVEKKYGIRVAEITDRSMLSTATYILAVRADVPEDVIRNRLPAQIKIGPVERIRQLVNAAMPGIPLKALPVAPRQIPFRSETTYFELEKQNAFWKELQNSGGFAVHVGGEFPGLEFEFWAIRQ; encoded by the coding sequence ATGTCGCTAGATAGCAAGGTAATATGGTCTGAGGGAATGTTTCTTAACCCGCAGCACTTTCAACAGCAGGACCGATATTTTGAACGGTACATTCACGGACGGTGTTCAGCATACGGAGCTTATGGTTGGGGTGTCAGTGAGTTGGAAATTGATCAACAACTTTTGCCTTTAGGTAAAGTATCGTTGCTTCATGCGAAAGGCGTGTTTCCCGATGGAACACCTTTCAGTTTTCCAGATGTTGACGATGTGCCGCCAGTTCTTGAAGTGCCGGAAAATACGCATAATAAAATTGTGTATCTTGCGGTACCGGTAAAACGTGCCGGTGCGGTTGAAATCCTTCCACAGGAAAGCACGCGTGGCCTGGCTCGTTATTATTCCTCGGAAGTGTCGGTTCGCGATGTTGCAACAGATGGTGGCGATAATCAGCCTTTGGAGGTTGGTAAGCTGCGTTTACGGTTGTTGTTGGAAGGTGATGACTTAAGCGGCTACGCCTGTATCGGGGTATTGAAAATCTCTGAATCGAGAGATGATAAAAATGTGTTGCTTGATGACCAATATTTACCGACCTGTGTTGATTGTAAGGCCGCGCCGAAACTGACAGGGTTTATTTCCGAGCTTGCCGGTCTGTTGCATCATCGGGCGGAAGCGATTGCGGGGCGACTTGCAGATGCACGTCGCGGCGGCACAGCAGAAATTGCCGACTATATGATGTTGCAGTTAATTAATCGACTGGAGCCGCTCACTAATCACCTGGCGAAAATGAACGGCCTGCATCCTGTGAATTTGTATGCTGAGGCGCTGCAAATGGTGGGAGAGCTGTCGACATTTGTTGCGCAGGAAAAACGTCCGCCAGCGTTTCCCGAATATTTACACGATGATTTGCAAACGACTTTCTCTCCGGTTATGGGTAGCTTGCGTAAATGCTTGTCTATGGTTTATGAACAAACTGCCGTCGCGCTTAGCCTGGTTGAAAAGAAATACGGTATTCGTGTTGCCGAAATTACCGACAGATCCATGCTGTCTACGGCGACATACATTCTCGCTGTGCGGGCTGATGTGCCTGAAGATGTGATTCGTAACCGTTTGCCTGCGCAAATTAAAATCGGGCCAGTTGAGCGTATTCGTCAGTTAGTGAATGCGGCAATGCCAGGTATTCCGCTTAAAGCGTTACCAGTTGCACCACGTCAAATCCCATTCCGTTCGGAAACCACGTATTTTGAGTTGGAAAAGCAAAATGCTTTCTGGAAAGAGCTACAAAATTCCGGTGGTTTTGCTGTGCATGTGGGTGGGGAATTCCCTGGTCTTGAATTCGAATTTTGGGCGATCCGCCAATAA
- the tssJ gene encoding type VI secretion system lipoprotein TssJ, which translates to MFKYKLAWIFSAVVLVGLSGCETVNSGVGGVLNLDTNLKLNLIVDSDINPDEQNRPSPLFIRLYQLKSTKMFNKSDFIDLYERDEEILGADFVSKQELKRLVPGQSRIEKFVLEEDTQYIALFAQFFKYKDANYKLVFPVTSNNVIRDSVKVRITSNDIKLIEK; encoded by the coding sequence ATGTTCAAATACAAATTAGCATGGATCTTTTCCGCCGTGGTTCTAGTTGGATTATCCGGCTGCGAGACTGTAAATAGTGGTGTTGGCGGCGTACTTAATCTGGATACCAACTTAAAGCTCAACTTAATCGTTGATTCTGATATCAATCCAGATGAGCAGAATCGTCCATCACCTCTATTTATTCGTCTTTATCAGCTCAAGTCGACCAAGATGTTTAATAAATCAGATTTTATTGATTTATACGAGCGCGATGAAGAGATTCTGGGAGCGGACTTCGTTTCCAAACAAGAGCTAAAACGATTAGTGCCGGGGCAAAGCCGAATAGAGAAATTTGTATTGGAAGAAGATACTCAATACATCGCGTTATTTGCTCAGTTTTTTAAATATAAAGATGCGAACTACAAATTGGTTTTCCCGGTAACATCAAACAATGTTATTCGTGATTCGGTTAAGGTTCGTATCACCAGCAACGACATTAAATTAATCGAAAAATAA
- the tagH gene encoding type VI secretion system-associated FHA domain protein TagH has translation MSLILTIVKSPEGVSLPETSRTFGEEGGSIGRGSNNQWILQDPDRFLSSRHCEVSFSGGQYFITDLSTNGTFVNGSPEPLGKGSQMPLADGDTFELGDYSFEASVDSAGASMSEGMGSSSPFGDSPFGVMASDDSLFGTPPASDPGPFGSSGLNFEDSLSLNPEPEVSDPLAALDNAYKSQNDPFGGGMTSDSGFGSDPFGGSSASNSGFTSDPFAPPSGNSASPFGSEPSPNSYGDGSDPLSQNVSWPSSSEQNLIPEGWDDDLMGGGTDNSPFGGPDISSEPTDFSIPNPDPLQAAPPVAPVPAPTPKPAPTPKPRPRPVPAEPAAEVASQKPRPARQTQTASPKPGGSAEAKKAEMRKNAIQSIKAGNAFIDAMGLDSSGLSNEQVLEISQLAGELMREVVEGMMQLLRSRTSIKNEFRMNVTTIQPVENNPLKFSVNVEEALENMFVKKSAAYKEPVEAFKEGFQGVAEHQIAIIAGIRYGFESMIERFNPENLEKMFDKGGKAAVIPAMQKAKYWAAYHEHYKNLMDNMEHSFQHLFGDDFVQAYEDQLRRLVAERKNKN, from the coding sequence ATGTCATTAATATTAACAATTGTTAAATCGCCTGAAGGGGTAAGCTTGCCGGAAACCAGTCGTACCTTCGGAGAGGAAGGTGGGAGTATTGGGCGAGGTTCGAATAACCAGTGGATTTTGCAAGATCCCGATCGCTTTTTATCTTCCAGACATTGTGAGGTCAGCTTTTCCGGCGGCCAGTATTTCATCACTGATTTAAGTACCAATGGGACATTTGTTAACGGTTCTCCCGAGCCTTTGGGAAAAGGGAGTCAGATGCCGTTGGCGGATGGTGATACATTCGAGCTTGGGGACTATAGCTTCGAAGCGAGTGTCGACAGTGCCGGTGCGTCTATGAGTGAAGGCATGGGGTCGTCTTCGCCTTTCGGAGATTCTCCGTTCGGTGTTATGGCTTCTGACGATAGCTTGTTCGGTACACCTCCAGCTTCAGATCCCGGTCCTTTTGGTTCATCAGGGCTCAATTTCGAAGACAGTCTTTCTCTCAACCCTGAGCCTGAAGTTTCTGATCCACTTGCCGCGCTTGATAATGCATACAAAAGTCAAAATGATCCATTTGGTGGCGGAATGACGTCGGATAGTGGTTTTGGCTCTGACCCTTTCGGTGGCAGCAGTGCATCCAATAGCGGATTCACTTCCGATCCTTTTGCACCACCTTCAGGGAATTCTGCTTCGCCTTTTGGTTCCGAACCTTCACCGAATAGTTACGGTGACGGTTCAGATCCGTTATCACAAAATGTGAGTTGGCCTTCTTCTTCCGAACAGAATCTGATCCCAGAAGGATGGGATGACGATCTCATGGGTGGCGGTACCGATAATTCTCCTTTCGGTGGGCCAGATATCTCTTCCGAGCCGACAGATTTTTCTATACCTAACCCTGACCCGTTACAAGCGGCTCCACCAGTTGCGCCTGTTCCAGCGCCAACACCTAAACCTGCACCAACGCCAAAGCCTCGGCCTCGCCCGGTTCCTGCTGAGCCCGCAGCCGAAGTTGCGTCTCAGAAACCGCGTCCGGCACGTCAAACTCAAACCGCCTCACCAAAGCCTGGTGGTTCTGCTGAGGCCAAAAAAGCCGAGATGCGAAAAAATGCGATTCAATCCATTAAAGCGGGTAACGCTTTTATTGATGCAATGGGGTTGGATAGCTCTGGCTTGAGTAATGAGCAAGTGTTGGAAATCAGCCAGTTGGCCGGTGAACTGATGCGTGAAGTAGTGGAAGGCATGATGCAACTGTTACGTTCGAGAACCAGCATCAAGAATGAATTTAGAATGAATGTCACCACCATTCAGCCGGTGGAAAATAATCCGCTTAAGTTTTCTGTCAATGTCGAAGAGGCATTGGAAAACATGTTCGTCAAAAAAAGCGCTGCTTATAAAGAGCCTGTTGAAGCATTTAAAGAAGGTTTTCAGGGCGTGGCGGAACATCAGATAGCGATTATTGCGGGTATTCGTTACGGCTTCGAAAGTATGATTGAGCGTTTTAACCCGGAGAATCTGGAAAAAATGTTTGATAAAGGCGGCAAAGCAGCGGTTATTCCTGCAATGCAAAAAGCCAAATATTGGGCTGCCTATCATGAGCACTATAAAAACCTGATGGATAATATGGAGCATTCTTTCCAGCATTTATTCGGTGACGATTTTGTTCAAGCATACGAAGATCAATTACGTCGGCTTGTAGCTGAGCGAAAAAATAAAAATTAA
- the tssA gene encoding type VI secretion system protein TssA, whose product MASPEVIDVSGLLEPISDDLPAGSDPREDRSPTSPYQTIKAERNAARAAERNSVHDGNTTEADDHWRKVLTTAPEILKSVGKDLEVASWYIEALVRRHGFQGLRDGFKLVHGLIEKYWDNLYPMPDEDGIETRVSSLSGLNGEGAEGVLIAPIRKVMITEGQSVGPYSFWEYQQALDVQKVADESTKSAKAAKLGFTLDEVEKAVSESSQEFFVNQRDDITQAIDAYKAAGQLLDEHCGVNDAPPIRNIIEVLEECCGAVNHIGKHKFPIEEVGAEEMTEDGAESSPDSTEGAAPAAVQRGPVQSREAAFKQLTEIAEFFRKTEPHSPVSYVLEKAVKWGNMPLNELIQELITDNNSLERFSELTGVKVEN is encoded by the coding sequence ATGGCCTCACCAGAAGTCATTGACGTTAGTGGTTTATTAGAACCCATTTCGGACGATCTACCTGCTGGCTCAGATCCTAGAGAGGACCGCTCCCCCACTTCACCGTATCAAACAATAAAAGCAGAAAGAAACGCTGCACGCGCTGCAGAACGCAACAGCGTGCACGACGGCAATACCACTGAAGCCGATGATCATTGGCGAAAAGTATTAACCACTGCACCAGAAATTCTTAAATCAGTAGGCAAAGACCTGGAAGTTGCCAGCTGGTATATCGAAGCCCTAGTTCGTCGCCATGGGTTTCAAGGCTTAAGGGACGGCTTTAAACTTGTTCACGGTTTAATCGAAAAGTATTGGGATAATTTGTATCCCATGCCAGATGAAGACGGCATTGAAACTCGCGTCTCATCTCTATCCGGCCTTAATGGTGAAGGCGCAGAAGGTGTTTTGATTGCGCCCATCAGAAAAGTGATGATCACTGAAGGCCAATCTGTTGGCCCATACAGCTTTTGGGAGTACCAACAAGCTCTCGACGTACAGAAAGTAGCCGATGAATCAACGAAATCTGCAAAAGCTGCTAAATTAGGTTTTACACTGGACGAAGTTGAAAAAGCGGTATCGGAATCCAGCCAGGAATTTTTTGTCAACCAAAGAGACGACATTACCCAAGCGATTGACGCATACAAAGCCGCAGGCCAGTTACTGGACGAGCACTGCGGAGTCAATGATGCTCCCCCCATCCGAAATATCATCGAAGTTTTGGAAGAATGTTGTGGGGCAGTAAACCACATAGGTAAGCACAAGTTTCCAATTGAGGAAGTTGGGGCAGAAGAAATGACAGAAGATGGCGCAGAATCATCGCCAGATTCAACGGAAGGAGCTGCTCCCGCTGCGGTACAACGGGGCCCAGTACAAAGTCGCGAAGCCGCATTCAAGCAACTTACCGAAATAGCCGAGTTCTTCCGTAAAACGGAACCACACTCACCAGTTTCATATGTTCTGGAAAAAGCAGTAAAATGGGGCAATATGCCATTGAACGAGCTAATTCAAGAGCTAATTACAGACAACAACTCTCTAGAACGCTTTAGCGAACTAACAGGCGTTAAAGTTGAGAATTAA
- the tssB gene encoding type VI secretion system contractile sheath small subunit — protein MSESIHDKLKRVRKPRVHITYDLETNGAVVNKEIPFVMGVMGDYSGDNTEGKKALKDRKFSQIDRDNFNEVMGKVNPKLDMKVENTLENDGSEFSVSLDFNNMEDFEPHKVVEQVEPLKKLMDTRNKLRDLLTKADRSEELEEVLEKILSNTDALNALSSELGVESGDGEDGKDGE, from the coding sequence ATGTCCGAAAGCATTCATGATAAATTGAAACGTGTTAGAAAACCCAGGGTTCATATTACCTATGACCTTGAAACCAATGGAGCGGTCGTCAATAAGGAAATCCCGTTTGTTATGGGTGTTATGGGAGACTATTCCGGAGACAACACTGAAGGGAAAAAAGCCCTGAAAGACCGCAAGTTCTCTCAAATTGACCGGGACAACTTCAACGAAGTCATGGGTAAAGTAAACCCAAAACTCGATATGAAAGTTGAAAACACCCTTGAAAATGACGGTAGTGAGTTTTCAGTAAGCCTGGATTTCAACAATATGGAAGACTTTGAGCCACACAAAGTTGTGGAACAAGTTGAGCCGTTGAAAAAGCTTATGGACACTCGCAACAAGCTCCGCGACCTGCTTACCAAGGCAGACCGCTCTGAAGAGCTAGAAGAAGTTTTAGAGAAAATACTCAGCAATACTGACGCACTTAACGCTTTATCCAGTGAACTAGGCGTTGAATCAGGTGACGGAGAGGACGGCAAAGATGGCGAATAA